The window AAACAAGGCCTTGCTTGGACCAATTATTGTTGGAGAGCAGCTTTAGAGTAATGTCAAAGACAATCAAGCTTCTAAAATGGCTAGCCTTGCTGGATACCGTTTAAACTATATGTTAATTTCTACTGTTGTTGTCAATAAAGTTCATGTTTCGCCTTCAAATTGCATGTTAAGTTGTGATTGCTTGTGAAGCTTTGACTAAATGACACTCTATATCTGTGTTTATGTGTTCCAAGGGACACCACAGGCTTGGAATGGATAACTGAAGAAGCTGCTTGATGAGGTTGGTGATCAAGGTATTTTCACTTGTTAATACAAGAAATGCAATTTAAGCAATTTATTCCCAAGCAAACATGGGGCTTGCCAAGATTTTGTAGATGCTGCAatcaaacaatatatataactttatagATATAGTTGTTTGAAATGTGACTAAGTAAACTGCAGAACATGCATAaacgaactaattttatttgatacTGCAAAGCCAAATATATAGTGACTTACCAAAATATCAGATGACTACAATTAATAACCAAAATATCAGATGACCGCAGAAAAATTAACTGATGGCTACAAATAAGGTAACCAACTAAACTCTACTGTTCTATTACTTATTCAACTACTTATTCAACTAGCTCCTAAAAGCACTAACGACTAAACCTCAGAACTAGCTAACAGGTAAATACATAACCAACTAAACTAATTTAAGATTAATATATATCCAACAGCTTTTTCTTATTTGCTGtccaaaatatgtatttttttttcctttttactTGTATTAACAAggttgattatatatttatatatatttataacgaGTCTTACTATTCAaactatttaatataaattaaaatacaaaatttaagaGAACTGGAATTTGTGAGTCCCGGAGATGGACCTCGAACTGCATCATGACAAGGTCTAGATAGAGCTAGTGGACCGAGGTGAAGTTTATTGAAACAGAGTGAGGTCAAGTAGTATTGGCTCTTGAATTTGTTTGATGCCCTCCTTAAATCTCACGCCTGTCCAAAATCTTAACGAGTTTCTGGTGGATCCAAAACAGATTGAGCAGGGTCGTGATGGATTCCAGATAGGTGAAGTCATGTGGAGATGAGTGATGTACGAGGTGAGTGATGTCGTACATGATTAATTTCTCTcgatttatatttaagattttattttaatttttttgctaataaTTTGTATTTGTACACTAACCGGTGTAATAAAGTATAGAGGGAATGTTTTTGGTTTATTCACACTGTTGCCTTAGAATCGAAGAGAATTCTGCAGAGTTtgtatgtacatattttcaggagtTGCATGTCAGTATTTCTTGAATCCTACACCTTGTTATAGTTGTAAGAGCTGGTACCGTCCAACGCCCGAAATGAAAATGAAGTTTTCTGGAGGTTATATACTTTtcctccctccgtttctttataTTAGTCGCTTTTTATTCAGAaacagaaaatttaaaaataatatgtggaAGTACGTTTTTGTACATCTCAAATTACATGCACAAAATCAAAGCGACTAACATAAacgaacggagggagtatatacgaTGTTTCCATATTAAATTCGTTGACGCAATGTTTAAGATAAACCAATTACATTTAATAAAATccctataaattaattatatctgTAATACGATGATCACTTTGCACTAACAACTTCGATGAAATCGACCGTTAAATGTCAAATTTTCTCTATACATTAGAAATTGTGTACTAAGAAGGTAAATATTATAGTGACTGGCGTGCATTCAAGGCATCTGTTTTACTCCAAACGAATGAGGTCAAATTTAGAAGgttaatataaacaaataaagaCGTGATTAAAGTGGTGTTTCCAGGAAACTATCAAGGTTTTGTCATGGAAAGCCGTCttagaaaatagaaaagaaTGAGTAATTTCAGTTTCTTGTACTCTGCAACTCCTGAGATACTTCCTAGAAAAGCAGCTGCTTCTGCTGATACTCGGTTCTTGAATTTGGCGACATTATGTTGCAAATTACTTCTTGTGTCTCAGTCAATTGGATATGTTTCGTTTTTACTACTCAACACGTTTTTTAAGCCTCTTATAAAAACATAGCTCTAcagcttatttttaaaatttattttttttgtataaaatataaatgttatacttttataaaaataatcttaaaaataatttacagaactatatgaTATTTAAGTATTAAAATCTGTGGCGCTCCGTCTCCCAATATAtactattgaccgggacggagagagtacctATATATTGACATGGCATGTCGTCATCATGCGGGGCTTGTGGAGTATAAGTTCAGAGATTTTagttggaattttttttatggAAACCTGCATGAAAAGAAATATTCTTGCGATAACAAATAGTTTAGACGATTGAGACTTGAGAGCAGTCGACACCAGagtctataaaaaaaaaagatgactAAAAAATGCAGCgagtatttttaaattttattatttgcacTACTCAGTCAAAGACTGTTTAGCAGGGTTTTGTTACTCGTGTTTTTAACTGTGTTGTGTGAGATTTTTTACTATAAGAAAATATTTGTGTAGAAAATGcttatcatacaaaattatcAGAATGTCTTACATGGTACTACCATAGATCCCGATTAATCGACGGAAAAAATTTTATAGTTTTCATTTGAATTTGGAATTTATCGAAATATGATCCAAATTAAATTCAATTGCGATCCTATGCTACATATGATAAGTTATACAGtaagtaaatatataatattatctatactaaattttaataaggcTACTTTATATTTTGGTTAGGTAAATTATTCatgaatttttcttttcaattctttattttgaaaaatagataaaaaataatcatctaAACCGTGAAAGACATATAAATGTAACTATTAAATTCTTACGTGTTCTACTTCAAAACAAATACAAAACCATCATGTAattgatataaaataaataatattatttttcttacaactaataattaaataaaaatataaaaaatgtcatttaaaataagttaaaaataaataaaaagtaatactgccaaacataaattcataatgaaaaaaatatttattcatttacaatataataaaaaaaatgtggatatcaaacaaaaataaatcactaataaaattatgtaaaaaaaattaaattataataataaattttgaattatacaCTTATTTGAATTTTTCGTAAAAGTCGCCAAATGTATATATAATGTTTCATAAAAGTCgtcaactatatatatatatatatatatatatatatatatatatatatatatatatatatatatatatatatatatatatatataattttattcggaATTCTTATGTATGTTTCCATACaagattctataatatttgattttaataatttggatgtGATTCTATTTTGGATTCGATACGTAAAATTtagtttttgttaaattttgtgATTCTAATCTTGACaaattgtttttgatgactaCTGAAGTATAATGATAGTGTTTTTATTgttctttatatttattttttgaaagatattatttcaaaatcttAAATCCACTTCCTTCAACCACACACATAAAAACTGATcgataatataaaatgatgacttTAATGGATTAGAAGCGGTCCGGGAAGAGCAACCGGTAAAAGTAAGAGACCCAtgtacatatacatattataattcaacaaaaaaaatgagctatttgtatatatgtgaaaattcatcaattttaataatatgaacTCAGTAAATATAAATCAAGAATCAAGTAATCTCCATTGATGAACAAAAACTTGTTTTACataaacaaattaattacaaaGAAGTATTAACTACACAAAAGCTCTAGATCAGAGAGACATCTAAACGAAGAAGGAAAAACTATAAAATTTTCTAACTAACTAAAATGATTGGGGAAGTTTGAATGCCTCACTTTCATATACAGTCAGATGATAGCTGACTTGACACTGTAAACCGGTTATCTTCAACAATACATAACAAAaatattgttgatgattttttcaaaaaatatgcaAGAAAGCCACATCTTTTTAAGTGAATTTTATAATTGTGAGTATATTGGGGTGCGAGCAAGTTTTTGTTAGTGTGGGCGAATTTGCAAGGGTGTGGGAGGGTGGAGGAGATTTGACGAGTACtttggatatattgatttggaCGCATGACCAatcattttgtaaaaataaaataaaaaattgttgtgGGCCGGGTTCGGTTCATcctacaaatttttaatatttgtatttaactCCCCAAAATCTATTAACATTTTTGTGTTATAGCACATATCCTTATCTTCGTCGCCAACATTTGCATTACTCATTTCAGCATATGATTGCGGTATTTTCTCCCGTGTGCAACCCATACCATTCATTTATACCATATCAATATAAATCATGTTTAACGACACTATGaacattataatatttattttgtaatttccATACGAACATCCAATAATAAGCCCACCATTTAATCCATAAAGATGCtcacaaacaaatttaatgaaatCATCTACACAACTTATTAAATTGTTTACGATCAATCCAATTACGATCGGATGTCATCAACAAAATTACGTAACTTAATTtcatttagttataattttacataagtataataattgataaataagttCCACActtatatacaaatacaatcaAATCATAAATACATACAGAATTGTTGCAATTACAAGAATATGTAGACTACCAATGATTAAAAAGCATTACTTGCtcgatattttataaaatattaatgtgaaaaatatgaaattgaGGAACAAATATGGAGggggaaaaaggagaggatacgAGGTTGCCGGAAAGGAAACTACGGCCATTGGAACGGACAATGTGATGTGGTTGAATTTTAGGCGTCTAATTTCAACCGATGTTGGTCGGAATTAGATTTTCGactaaaacaatatatatattttcgaaCCGATACAATcgaatgtgtgtgtgtctatatatatatataatcaaaagcaTTCACCACTATTCTTTGTCGAAATTACTTATTCGACCAGACACTATCAATTTTAGTAGCATATAAAAAGAAACAAAGGCGCCAAAATTTCTTTTAAagatttttcatcaaaaaaaattggagacaAAATTCCCGCTCAAAACATTTTTTGATCGGGGTTGAATATGACCAAAATCATTGGTAGGAAATGAACTCAAATTTTTTTGGAGAAAATATGTTTGACCATAAATGGAACAGTCGATcgcttatatatttaatttcgacCAGCTCGAAAGTGAATTTATTTTTGACCATTCGCCAATTATAATTCGACCTTCTATTTTTGACAAGTTTTATATCCAATCGTTATATCGATCGAAAATAATTGAGATCGAAAAAATAGTTCAAAAGTTACgaagtttataatattttcattacgACATAAATATAGTCTAATACTTAAATTTTGTCCCTGAAAATATGTACtcttatgaatattttaagaaaaaaataatgtagttttaaaaatattctaaacttaattacaaaaaatcaaattatatctttcctcaagattttcaagtttttgaactagtaaatttaattatataaaaacatttaaatatttcatatattgttaTGTAAGTCTTCGGAAAATTTGCTCATGGTTGCTCGATACCCCATCCCATGTTAACACTAGCTAGCTAGATTCGGGGTGGGGGTGCGAGCGGGTGTGTGTCTCGATACCCCATCCCCATGTTAACACTAGCTAGCTAGCTAGATTGGGGGGTGCGAGCGGGTGTGTGTTAGTGTGTGCGAGTTTGAGAGGGTGTGGGAGGGTGGAGGAGCTTTGGCGAGTAGAGGGGTTGACTTTACTTGTAGCAGTTGCTTCATCCTCTTAGGGTCACTCCTTAACTCCTCCCCTAGTTACTTCCACCAACATTCCTTGAACCTTCTTAATTATGTCTCCCTTTTTGTATTAGTTAACTACTTTACCATAATTTCCAAACTATATATTATGCCTAGAGACACGGCCTTCTGGGGCTATAAATAAATACCTATTAACCTTTTTCATCGAGACCTCTCTTAAACTCTCTCTATACTTCCATCAGAATAGCATAACAACGACTACACAAATAGAAAACCTAGTTGTGCTATTTCTTTGACACACAAAAAATGGCAGCCAAAAGATGTTTTGATGAACACGATTCGAGCTCCGATAAACACAAcgaaaagaaaaggaaacctGGATCACTTTTTGCTTCGTAtgtcatatatataaactgataTCTTGTTCGAGATTTTGTTTGTATTCTGATGGAAATCTATGTGTGCATGTTTGATTAGCTAATCCACTTTTTGTTTTACTTTTACAGTTTGGTAAGAGAGGTGATGACTCGAAATTTCTTGCAGAACTTTAGCTCAACCTTGGAACCAATGTTCCGGAGAGTGGTATGTTGCTCTTGATCATGTGTTTTATCTATGCTAACCAGACTCAGCTAAGAAATGTCCAAAATGAATTAGTGCCTGTGTGTTAGACTTAGTAATatttcgaattttaaaaaatttggccTAAAATAAATGTCCAAATGTCCATACTCATATCTGAGTGTGTCCAGTATCCTACACAGATACTTGAGGCAGAATGAAATCGGGGTAACATAGTCTTTTACCATAAATGTTGCGACAGAGAAATATATAGGCTAGTGGGGGCTAAAAATTTACTTAAAACACTCCATATTAGTGATGATTTTATGTGGATATTAATCTTAAACCATTACATTTTGAATCAGGTTCAGGAAGAGGTTGAACATGGTTTAGGCCTTGCCACAAGAACCGTAGGTAGCTCGAGTTCACTAAGTACAATCCAAGGATCTGAATCATCATGTCTCAAACTTAGCTTGAGCGCCAGACTTTCACTTCCTATGTACACAGCTAGCAAAATTGTAGACCTTGAAGGTAACCCTCTTCAAATTATTCTGTTAGAGACGAGAGGCGATCGTACGATACAAACCTCTCTTCCTTATCCGGTGAAAGTGGAGATTGTTGTGCTCGACGGAGACTTTCCTCAGGGAGATGGAGAAACATGGACTAGTGAAGAATTCGAGGTGAATATTGTGAGGGCGCGAACTGGAAAGAGGCCATTGCTTACCGGAGAATCACATGTCACCATGAGGAACGGTACTGTTCCTCTTGGGGAAGTTGAATTTACCGATAACTCAAGCTGGGTCCGGAGCAGGAAGTTCAGGCTGGGTGCTAGAGTTGTGCAAAGGAGTGGCGgagaaatgaaaatacaagaagCCATCAGTGAAGCCTTTACTGTGAGGGATCACCGTGGAGAATgtaagtttattttttttttaaattattctttaaaaaataacatgTGTTTCGTATTTTATctgaattatgttttatatgttaTCTGCAAAAGTACAAATTGCGAGCATGCTTTTCCAATGTTTTTGATGTTATTTTTCGCAAGTGTTTGATAACATTATATATGTGACACTGGTGAGTTGGTTACCTTGTCAAACTCAATCATTGACATGTATTGTAAGACTTGTCAAAGCATAAGTTTCTCATGCATAATTGGATGCTATGCCTATATATGTAGTTTAATGAATGCTCCAATCAAACCTACTGGAGACAAAACTCAAAGGTACGATGATTAGGATCTTAATTAAACTGCCTGAAATCATTCTGTTATGAACCACATATGAGAAACTAAACTGGGATATAGTATATACAAATGGTCCCTGTCCGTTTAAAGTATATCATTTTTATTGAAAGGATCCCAGATGAGTGACTCTTCCAAAAATGTAAAGCCACAAGCCAGTCCCAGGTATAGATTCTGGGGGGAGATAATGGGTAGATAAAAGATTTAAGTTAGTGACCGTTTGACTGAGTTTAAAGTAAGTACTTctttcttaaaataaagaagtggagtagaagttaaaatcaagttaaaaacttataagtgattgaagtgtttgagaaaaaagtagaaatcatgaaacaaaagctagctagtattcttaacttcttataagtacttattgactttttataaaaatggtacaaataagtgatcttaacttataaatccagaagcATGGCTTTTAAGCccggccaaacacccacttagaaAGTTCAAATATGTTTGTTTCATCGTTAATGAGTCCGGTTAACAAACAGGATTCGCAATCTCAGATCCATGTGTTAtatttgaactttgaatttgtaATTTGGCTGTATGATATAAATACTACACTTGGTTAGTACACCTGCCATTCAAAAGTGTATTGTATAATCGGTGGTACTGGTTACAGGAACTGTAGGGCATTTAAATATGTACATTGAATatagggtctttctagtgtgtgcccaagggcacacattaagcactaaatttgatgagtttagtggattttgattggtggagttggtgtaaatgcaagggggtcatccatatttatgattacatgaccaataagaatgcaccaaactcataaaaattagtgcttagtttgtgtgcccttgggcacaccatagaaaaaccgttgaATATAAGACAACCCTAAAAGATGTAGTAACCTCAGGCGTTGGATCACGCTTCTCAACGCGTTGATAAGCAAAGAACTAGTACTACTAGTCCAAAGACACGTTCATTTGGTCCCAATTATTACTCTTACAAAAGTACTGAAAATACAAACCAGGTAGGGTAATTGTGGTTCTACGTAGTACATTATATTTATAACCTTGTGGTCTTCGTCTCAGATACAGTAGTTATCATTCATGTCAATATGTTCATGATAaattttgtgtgtgtgagaCTGCGTGTATCACTGTATCCTATGGACCACCTCTTTTTAAATTGTTGTGTGTGTTTAATTAGTGAGGTGTTAGTTGAAATTGATTAGAATATTATAGTTATCTTCTAACGAGATTAGCTGCTAATATAATGGTACTATCGAATtaataatcattatatataattaattaatctgtAGTTTAAGTAATAAGTGGTTGATTAGTCCTCGTTATTATGTGTTTGTGAAAATATGCAGTGTACAAGAAACATCACCCTCCTATGCTGGAAGATGAAGTGTGGCGCCTAGAGAAGATTGGGAAAGGCGGATCATACCACCAGAAGTTAGCATCCGAGGGCATCCTCACCGTTCAAGATTTCTTGAAGCTCTACACTGTCGAACCATCTAAGCTTCGAGCCGTGAGTActcttttttgaatttaatcaataaTGATGCATATTCATTGTCTCATCAAATTGATTAGATCtctgattattcaattaatgatctgattaattttcaattaattcTTGTTTTGTATCTTTATCGATTAAGTTTGATTCTCACTTTTTATAATActgtgtatataatataatttgtcTACAATGTAGttgatatgaattttttattatcttatcGAGTTTGCAGATTTTAGGCGGCATGTCTGAGAAAATGTGGGAAGTGACTATAAAACATGCAAGAAACTGTGATTTGGGAAGAAAGCTATATGTATATGGTGGGCCTAATTACACCATGATCTTGAATCCTATATGTGAAGTTGTAAAGCTTGTGGTTGATGGACAAACCTTCACTACTCACCAATACCTTTCAAGCTTGAATAGGGTAAGAAAATTGTTAACTAAATAATTGGGACTTCTTTATccgtttaatattttaaactcaccttTCAAATAATAAGATGGGTTTGATTCATTTTGTAAACATTGCAGGGTTATGTAGAGGACATGGTTAAAAGAGCATATGCAAATTGGAACTCCTTGCAAGAAGTTGATGGACAACTGAGTGAGACAGCTCTTCTGACCCGAGGTAATTAatattccctccgtctcaaaAAGAATGACCCTCTGATTTTTTCACGCATTTTAATGTACTCTGGAAGAtgtatttgtaaatattatttttcaattttttttttgtctaaaaATATGGATCTGATACTGATGAATAAATCTGTTTGTGTAGGTGACTTGGTGGATCAATTCCCAAACAATGACCAGATTATTGCAACATCCTTCCAGCACCATGCTTTGTTTCCTGATCAGCTGGCAACTTCTTCGGTGCAGCAAAATGCACAAGCTCAAGGCAGTGGCTGGCTTGAAACTACTACTGGATTTGTGTGTACTCCGGTGGAATGCGGTCTCCCTTACACCTTTGACGACGCTCCGTCCGACGGTGAATTGTCACCGGCCATACCATTTGCCCGTGGAACTTGATACAACTTGCATTGTGCACCATAATAATGTAGATAGGCCTAATGTAACAAACTTTGTAATTTTAGGCCGCCGCCCTGTAATCCGTAGTGGCTTGGCACAGAAGTGGTGTATTTTGTTTGATTCAATATGTAGGAGAACAAGTGTGTAAAAGGATGTGGAACAGGATAAAGTTACTAGGTTTTTTTTGCTATTTCGAGGGAAGTATGTTGCAGGACTCGCGCAAATGCGTggtgttttgttttttgttgtCGTCTTCCATGTTGTGATGTCCATCCTCTTTCTCGAAATACTTATATATAGTGCTTCATAAATAGTTTAactttttagaattctaattttTTGCACAGATCTAGGAAAACAATGTGCCTCTCATGAAATATTTAGTATAATGGGCTAAAATGCGGTCCTAAATATTATGaccaataaaaaattcaaaagtgaagaaaataatttattaagattcAGATTAAtgtattattgattatttttgtgattaatTAATCAGATTTAATAAAAATGGAGTGGATGTTCATTGTTGAGGTATTTATGATATTAAACCTCGCTGAGTTAGAAGTTCCAGCTTTGAATTTTGACAAAACCCGCAGCTGAAACTTCTAACTCAATTACGAGACTTCAAGAAGACTTTGAACTCTATTTCAAAGAGTTTTAAATAACCACCAATAATCACAGATAATTGatcaaaacatatttttattttatctcaaaCGTAATATATCTCGAAGACTTGGGAATCGTTATATAACGAGCTCTATCCCTCAAAACTAAAACTACGTTTTTTGGTTGAAGCTTTTACAAGCGTAAATGTACTGAGGGATCCCATAAGGAGGACCTAATTCAGTCCGGAAACACGAGAGTGGTTGTTAAATTACGAAACTcaccttttattttttatttataacatttagCGGGAAGACGACAACCATGACGAGAAGGAGAATATGGAGAGCCACACGATCTGTAGTCCACAGTTCGTCATCTACTCACAAGACCTCAAGAACAAAACCACCACCCATCA of the Daucus carota subsp. sativus chromosome 4, DH1 v3.0, whole genome shotgun sequence genome contains:
- the LOC108217860 gene encoding protein SAR DEFICIENT 1-like, which produces MAAKRCFDEHDSSSDKHNEKKRKPGSLFASLVREVMTRNFLQNFSSTLEPMFRRVVQEEVEHGLGLATRTVGSSSSLSTIQGSESSCLKLSLSARLSLPMYTASKIVDLEGNPLQIILLETRGDRTIQTSLPYPVKVEIVVLDGDFPQGDGETWTSEEFEVNIVRARTGKRPLLTGESHVTMRNGTVPLGEVEFTDNSSWVRSRKFRLGARVVQRSGGEMKIQEAISEAFTVRDHRGELYKKHHPPMLEDEVWRLEKIGKGGSYHQKLASEGILTVQDFLKLYTVEPSKLRAILGGMSEKMWEVTIKHARNCDLGRKLYVYGGPNYTMILNPICEVVKLVVDGQTFTTHQYLSSLNRGYVEDMVKRAYANWNSLQEVDGQLSETALLTRGDLVDQFPNNDQIIATSFQHHALFPDQLATSSVQQNAQAQGSGWLETTTGFVCTPVECGLPYTFDDAPSDGELSPAIPFARGT